The proteins below come from a single Holdemania massiliensis genomic window:
- a CDS encoding amidohydrolase family protein, giving the protein MICITGGTIHTGTGEVLKQGDILIDEGKIVAVGTGLKEKAEGFIDASGKVILPGFIDAMSELGMAIRRGEVRDNDEKSDPLTPHLKALYAYDGDCVSEQAPYTYGITALAAAPSNSNILGGQMAVFRTAGINPFKMLVKDEVGMKGSVTDQVKEAYGSRQVQPMTKMGIFSLLKEALRQAQAYDESQPETKRDEKAKALKKVLAKAMPLVIAANNAAELRGVLRVCEDYDLKPILALGYDIHAEDVDLLDKTQGVILGNLSYGFNAYSQKADLEGLYALYKQGLPVAMATIGNNPNGKEGLIWTAARMMRACGNSEDVLNMLTLQAAKMLGCADRIGSIEAGKDADFVIWSDNPIETYAGRVEKVFMQGKVVYVQGGYQQ; this is encoded by the coding sequence ATGATTTGTATTACAGGCGGCACGATTCATACCGGTACCGGTGAAGTGCTGAAGCAGGGCGACATCCTGATTGACGAGGGAAAGATCGTCGCGGTCGGAACGGGTTTAAAGGAAAAAGCGGAAGGCTTTATCGACGCTTCCGGGAAAGTCATTCTGCCGGGCTTTATCGATGCGATGAGTGAGCTGGGGATGGCGATCCGGCGCGGGGAAGTTCGCGATAACGACGAAAAGAGCGATCCGCTTACACCACATTTAAAGGCTTTGTATGCTTATGATGGGGACTGTGTCAGCGAACAGGCACCGTATACCTACGGGATTACAGCTTTAGCCGCGGCGCCGAGTAATTCCAATATTCTGGGCGGTCAGATGGCAGTCTTCAGAACCGCCGGCATCAATCCGTTTAAGATGCTGGTGAAGGATGAAGTGGGGATGAAGGGCTCGGTCACCGATCAGGTTAAGGAGGCTTATGGTTCACGGCAGGTTCAGCCGATGACAAAGATGGGCATCTTCAGCCTGTTGAAAGAGGCGCTGCGTCAGGCTCAGGCCTATGATGAAAGTCAGCCGGAAACCAAGCGGGATGAAAAAGCCAAGGCGTTAAAAAAAGTGCTGGCGAAAGCAATGCCGCTTGTGATCGCTGCCAACAATGCCGCTGAACTGCGCGGAGTTCTGCGGGTATGTGAAGACTATGACTTAAAGCCGATTCTGGCTCTGGGATATGATATTCATGCGGAGGATGTGGATCTGCTGGACAAGACGCAGGGCGTGATTCTGGGCAATCTTTCCTATGGCTTTAACGCTTATTCGCAAAAAGCGGATCTGGAAGGGTTGTATGCCTTATATAAACAAGGTTTGCCGGTCGCGATGGCGACCATCGGCAACAATCCTAACGGCAAGGAAGGACTGATCTGGACGGCGGCGCGGATGATGCGGGCCTGCGGAAATAGTGAAGATGTACTGAACATGCTGACGCTTCAGGCCGCGAAGATGCTGGGCTGTGCTGATCGCATCGGCTCGATTGAAGCTGGAAAAGACGCTGATTTTGTCATCTGGAGCGATAATCCGATTGAAACCTATGCGGGACGTGTGGAAAAGGTCTTCATGCAGGGCAAGGTGGTCTATGTTCAGGGAGGTTATCAACAATGA
- a CDS encoding amidohydrolase family protein: protein MKLIKNGTVMTMGPQGTLRADVLIEDGKIVRIAENITAEQAEVIDASGLLVLPGLVDAHSHIGGFDTKTGAQDLNESVNPVTAQLNAYDGVDPLSPQFAAALETGITASGIVPGSANVICGLGCVIKSAGSSLAQRCVRQPFALKAAVGGNPKGVYGKRNQSPMTRMAIAETIREYFHQVQDYRKKKAEAQGDPAKMPKLDQGLENGELVLDKQIPLKIHVYQHDILTCIELAKEFDIRITIDHALGSSDFLDEIEAEKDRLAIIYGPIGAQKGPNELHLVDTGCLKDLDERGVLCAIMTDGPARNPWMILAQAGEAVRFGCPPERVLRMITINAAKILGCEDRIGSLEPGKDADIVLFDQNPVVSTSAHVMMTLVGGEVVYRR from the coding sequence ATGAAACTGATTAAAAACGGAACGGTTATGACAATGGGACCGCAGGGAACACTGCGGGCTGATGTTCTGATTGAGGATGGAAAAATCGTGCGAATTGCCGAAAATATAACAGCGGAACAGGCTGAAGTCATCGACGCTTCCGGCTTGCTGGTTTTGCCGGGGCTGGTGGATGCGCATAGTCATATCGGTGGCTTTGATACTAAAACCGGGGCCCAGGATTTGAATGAAAGCGTCAATCCAGTCACTGCCCAATTGAATGCTTACGACGGCGTGGATCCGCTGTCGCCGCAGTTTGCGGCGGCGTTGGAAACGGGAATTACGGCCAGCGGAATTGTTCCGGGCAGTGCCAATGTGATCTGCGGCCTGGGCTGTGTGATCAAATCCGCCGGTTCCAGTCTGGCGCAGCGCTGTGTCAGACAGCCGTTTGCTTTGAAAGCGGCGGTCGGCGGCAATCCGAAAGGCGTTTACGGCAAGCGCAACCAAAGTCCGATGACGCGGATGGCGATCGCGGAAACGATTCGTGAATACTTCCATCAGGTTCAGGATTACCGTAAGAAAAAAGCGGAAGCTCAGGGCGATCCGGCAAAAATGCCGAAGTTGGATCAAGGCTTGGAAAATGGCGAGCTGGTTTTAGATAAGCAGATTCCGTTAAAAATTCATGTTTATCAGCATGACATTCTGACCTGCATTGAGCTGGCAAAAGAGTTTGATATCCGTATTACCATTGATCATGCCTTGGGTTCCAGTGATTTTCTGGACGAGATTGAAGCGGAAAAAGACCGGTTGGCGATTATTTACGGCCCGATCGGAGCTCAGAAGGGTCCTAATGAACTGCACCTGGTCGATACCGGCTGTCTGAAAGATTTGGATGAACGAGGTGTTTTGTGCGCGATCATGACCGATGGGCCGGCCCGCAATCCATGGATGATTTTAGCTCAGGCTGGAGAAGCGGTACGGTTTGGCTGTCCGCCGGAGCGGGTGCTGCGGATGATTACGATCAACGCGGCGAAAATTTTAGGCTGCGAGGATCGAATTGGATCGTTGGAACCAGGAAAAGACGCCGATATTGTCCTCTTTGACCAGAATCCGGTGGTCTCGACTTCAGCGCATGTCATGATGACCCTAGTGGGTGGGGAAGTCGTTTATCGAAGATAA
- a CDS encoding LytR/AlgR family response regulator transcription factor — protein MIQMAICDDEAKEREKLSSMVLAYGNRHPEWDSVVYLFASGKELVDSLEAGNRYDIYLLDILMPDKNGIELASEIRKRDAEAVLIFLSSSEEFGVKAYRVRAYDYLVKPVDSRSLFHTLDELRQQILENKTDLFPIKTKTGIQPVHPVQLMYVEYQNHKCYYHLAEGEIIESATMRQPFDEIIQPLLADRRFVKSTVAYLVNMAYIQSIEGRSLLLPKGICLPVSRSEITEVRKRFMSYLLERGRGR, from the coding sequence ATGATTCAGATGGCAATTTGTGACGATGAGGCCAAGGAACGGGAAAAGCTCTCTTCTATGGTACTGGCTTATGGCAACCGCCATCCAGAGTGGGATTCTGTCGTTTATCTGTTTGCCTCAGGAAAAGAACTGGTTGACAGCTTAGAAGCAGGCAATCGGTATGATATCTATTTATTGGACATTTTAATGCCGGATAAAAATGGGATTGAACTTGCTTCTGAAATTCGTAAGCGAGACGCGGAAGCGGTTTTGATCTTTCTGTCCTCATCAGAGGAATTTGGGGTTAAAGCTTATCGGGTAAGAGCTTATGATTATTTAGTTAAGCCTGTCGATTCGCGGAGTCTGTTTCATACCTTAGATGAGCTTCGTCAGCAGATTCTGGAAAACAAAACCGATTTATTTCCGATCAAAACGAAAACCGGGATTCAGCCCGTTCATCCGGTTCAGCTGATGTATGTAGAATATCAAAATCATAAGTGCTATTACCATCTTGCCGAGGGTGAAATTATCGAGAGTGCAACGATGCGTCAGCCCTTTGACGAAATTATTCAGCCTTTGCTGGCAGATCGAAGGTTTGTGAAATCGACGGTGGCTTATTTAGTGAATATGGCTTATATTCAATCGATAGAAGGACGCAGCTTGCTGCTGCCGAAAGGAATTTGTCTTCCGGTTTCTCGTAGTGAGATCACAGAAGTGCGCAAGCGTTTCATGAGCTACTTATTAGAAAGGGGGCGGGGAAGATGA
- a CDS encoding GHKL domain-containing protein, translated as MNQSVLMGLRMTLTMGTLVVFTLLLLQYRYSRKVTARAVSLFTIVVALINLIIMKKMGYVPYSKVMPLTATAPYLILYLFLSAYRDLRLVFAVVTVYSFGLADMGIGGSISAVFFGSDVAIDLFFRMLAFIPIGLFILFYFRKPYMRMLHQMKSGWLIFCAFPLLFYAAFYFTSIYPVILHERPENAAILLCLIGLLFIVYAMLVQFFQFYLDHVEEMQNMELLSSKVSALRDQLEAINNGQEYRERSADCSLAAVKTMIESGDTEAALRFLQQRQAQSDVPLAQYCQNSILNVILSFYLERAKAEGITVKADLRIPEDLPIDALELSAVLTSAIENAIHACLKIPDRAERRLEISCYTSPRFVFEVANTYAGEIVMDENSVPVPPETGPDIATRSINAFVQKYRALADYDLSDGMFRVRVALLDLEGVGEADNERVD; from the coding sequence ATGAATCAGAGTGTATTAATGGGATTGCGGATGACGCTGACAATGGGAACATTGGTCGTATTCACCTTGCTTTTGCTGCAGTATCGCTACAGCCGGAAAGTCACGGCGCGGGCAGTTTCCTTATTTACCATCGTGGTTGCCTTGATCAACTTGATCATTATGAAAAAGATGGGCTATGTTCCCTATTCCAAAGTGATGCCGCTGACAGCTACGGCGCCGTATTTGATTCTGTATTTGTTTCTTTCCGCTTATCGGGATCTGCGGCTAGTCTTTGCGGTGGTAACGGTTTATTCCTTTGGCCTGGCCGATATGGGGATCGGCGGGAGTATTTCCGCAGTCTTTTTTGGCAGTGATGTAGCAATTGATTTATTTTTCAGAATGCTGGCGTTTATTCCGATCGGGTTATTTATTCTCTTTTACTTCCGCAAGCCGTATATGCGGATGCTGCACCAGATGAAATCGGGATGGCTGATCTTCTGCGCTTTTCCGCTTCTGTTTTACGCGGCCTTTTATTTCACCTCGATTTATCCGGTAATTCTGCACGAACGTCCGGAAAATGCGGCAATTCTGCTTTGTCTGATCGGATTGTTGTTTATCGTTTATGCGATGCTGGTCCAGTTCTTTCAGTTTTATCTGGATCATGTTGAGGAAATGCAGAACATGGAATTGCTCAGCAGCAAGGTTTCGGCTTTGCGTGATCAGCTGGAAGCTATCAATAACGGACAGGAGTATCGAGAACGCAGTGCGGACTGCTCCTTAGCCGCGGTCAAAACGATGATCGAGAGCGGGGATACTGAAGCGGCGCTTCGCTTTCTGCAGCAGCGCCAAGCCCAATCTGATGTACCGTTAGCTCAGTATTGCCAGAATTCAATATTGAACGTTATCCTTTCCTTTTATTTGGAACGAGCCAAAGCGGAAGGGATTACGGTTAAGGCGGACCTCAGGATTCCGGAAGACCTGCCGATTGACGCCCTGGAACTGTCCGCGGTGCTGACCAGTGCGATTGAAAATGCGATTCATGCCTGCCTTAAGATTCCAGACAGGGCAGAGCGCCGGTTAGAAATTTCATGTTACACCAGTCCGCGGTTTGTTTTTGAAGTGGCCAATACCTATGCCGGAGAAATTGTAATGGATGAAAACAGCGTGCCGGTGCCGCCGGAAACCGGACCGGATATTGCTACGCGAAGCATTAATGCTTTTGTGCAGAAATATCGGGCCTTGGCAGACTATGACCTCAGCGATGGGATGTTCCGGGTGCGTGTGGCCTTGCTGGATTTAGAAGGGGTAGGGGAAGCTGACAATGAACGAGTTGATTAA
- a CDS encoding sensor histidine kinase, with protein MNELINVLRISVNPICVVALIFIMSNFKCSIKTAWRAYFLITVLAFAANTLIYWLWGRPAMMRWFAVITAVPCLIALLILTKDHFPQLFFNFFTAVNALYLVSIAGLSAASGPEGHVIVDILVRLVLYGIILYLFQRYFSSPYHFLAEHMKRGWWSISLIPFLFFCMVMFLGLYPTVRHDNYPVVILLYGVLCLVYIVIYQVFQNTYARITQENNGKMLMVQLEMQKQSIEQMRMLRHDYRHYIGQIDALLQAGKLDQARQYTRRFEEEIQRTQIPDYCENTMLNAVFAFYLEPAKRSHIQVETHLNLPEMLTVDEIELSIVIANALENAVQACEKMPADVPRKIQIQGETEASLVVEIINTYTGTIVWGKNGLPTTAKKGHGIGTQRIAAFLRKYHAVCDCEASDGLFRLRLLIPPQENENKQRKESGQ; from the coding sequence ATGAACGAGTTGATTAATGTGCTGCGGATTTCTGTCAATCCGATTTGCGTAGTTGCCCTGATCTTTATTATGTCGAACTTTAAATGCAGCATTAAAACAGCTTGGCGGGCCTATTTTTTAATCACTGTGCTGGCCTTTGCCGCGAATACGTTGATTTACTGGCTGTGGGGCAGACCGGCGATGATGCGTTGGTTTGCGGTCATCACAGCTGTTCCCTGCCTGATTGCCCTGCTGATATTGACGAAAGATCATTTCCCACAGCTGTTCTTTAACTTTTTTACAGCGGTGAACGCATTATACTTGGTTTCAATTGCAGGGTTATCCGCGGCTTCCGGGCCGGAAGGCCATGTGATTGTCGATATTCTGGTGAGGCTAGTTTTGTATGGAATCATTCTCTATTTATTCCAGCGGTATTTTTCTTCACCTTATCACTTTCTGGCGGAACACATGAAACGGGGCTGGTGGTCGATCAGCCTGATTCCCTTTCTGTTCTTCTGCATGGTTATGTTTTTGGGCCTTTATCCAACGGTTCGCCATGATAATTATCCTGTCGTTATTTTACTGTATGGAGTACTGTGTCTGGTGTATATTGTCATCTATCAGGTTTTCCAAAATACGTATGCCCGCATTACGCAGGAAAATAACGGGAAGATGTTAATGGTTCAGCTGGAGATGCAGAAGCAGAGCATTGAACAGATGCGGATGCTGCGGCATGACTATCGGCATTATATTGGACAGATCGATGCCTTGCTGCAGGCTGGAAAATTAGATCAGGCCCGACAGTATACCCGTCGGTTTGAAGAAGAAATTCAGCGGACTCAAATTCCGGATTATTGTGAGAATACGATGCTGAATGCCGTCTTTGCTTTCTATTTGGAGCCGGCTAAGCGCAGCCACATCCAAGTCGAAACCCATCTGAATCTTCCTGAAATGCTGACGGTGGATGAGATTGAGCTTTCGATTGTCATCGCCAATGCTCTGGAGAATGCCGTTCAGGCCTGTGAAAAAATGCCTGCGGATGTACCGCGAAAGATTCAGATTCAGGGTGAAACGGAAGCTTCGTTGGTTGTGGAAATCATCAATACTTATACTGGAACGATTGTTTGGGGAAAAAACGGCTTGCCGACGACCGCAAAGAAAGGTCACGGTATTGGAACCCAGCGTATTGCAGCTTTTCTGCGGAAATATCATGCGGTCTGCGATTGCGAAGCATCAGACGGCCTGTTTCGGCTGCGATTACTCATTCCGCCTCAGGAAAACGAGAATAAACAAAGGAAAGAATCCGGGCAGTAA
- a CDS encoding ABC transporter ATP-binding protein: METILQVKQIEKIYGNKGSITRAIEDISFQVAKGEFVGIMGPSGSGKTTLLNCISTIDNVTSGHILIGKEDITKMKSGQLSKFRREQLGFIFQDFNLLDTLTAYENIALPLTIQRVSPKKIESRIKKLTAQLGIEDVLKKYPYQMSGGQQQRVACARAMICHPALILADEPTGALDSKASRMLLNSFEVLNKSLEATILMVTHDAFTASFAHRILFIKDGRIFNELIRGEDDRKTFFNRIIEVVSLLGGDTNNVL, from the coding sequence ATGGAAACCATTTTACAAGTCAAACAGATCGAGAAGATTTACGGAAATAAAGGAAGTATTACCCGGGCAATCGAGGATATCAGCTTTCAGGTGGCAAAGGGCGAATTCGTCGGCATTATGGGACCTTCCGGTTCCGGTAAGACGACCCTGCTCAACTGCATCTCGACGATTGACAATGTGACCAGCGGTCACATTCTGATCGGCAAGGAAGATATCACCAAGATGAAAAGCGGCCAGCTTTCCAAGTTCCGCCGGGAACAGCTCGGTTTTATCTTTCAGGATTTCAATCTGCTGGATACGCTGACGGCCTATGAAAACATCGCGCTGCCGCTGACGATTCAGCGCGTCAGTCCGAAGAAAATCGAAAGCCGGATTAAAAAACTGACAGCTCAGCTGGGGATTGAGGATGTGCTGAAAAAATATCCGTATCAGATGTCCGGCGGGCAGCAGCAGCGGGTGGCCTGCGCTCGGGCGATGATCTGTCATCCGGCGCTGATCCTGGCGGATGAGCCGACCGGGGCCTTGGATTCCAAGGCGTCGAGAATGCTGCTGAACAGCTTCGAAGTGCTGAACAAATCGCTGGAAGCTACGATTTTGATGGTCACGCATGATGCTTTCACAGCCAGCTTTGCTCACCGCATCCTGTTTATCAAGGACGGCCGAATCTTCAATGAACTCATCCGCGGTGAGGATGACCGCAAGACCTTTTTCAATCGGATTATTGAAGTGGTCAGTCTGTTAGGAGGGGACACCAACAATGTACTTTAA
- a CDS encoding ABC transporter permease, whose amino-acid sequence MYFKIALGNVRRSIRDYGVYFLTLTFGVCLFYVFNSIQAQSVMMALSETQAKMLVLLNNMMGIFSVFVCVVLGFLIVYANNFLIRRRKKELGLYLVLGMNKGTVARILMIETVMIGSLAFAAGLGLGILVSQALTVVTANLFMVQLKAFEFIISFNAILKSAVFFGGMYLIVLIFNTWVVQRYKLIDLLQGDRRNEALKLRSIGLSAVLFIASLIILGCAYALILDNGFMMFNAEFAASIILGSIGTFLFFFSLSGFLLKFVQSRQSFYYRNLNMFVMRQLNSRINSAFVSMTVISIMLLLTIGALCTGLSFNQVLAGDVEKTSPYDATLYVYDTPQLGFSLSQDIRDQGWNLDEFAAEAADLDLYDMALKVKDYCSAEVIALMQSSTSQNVGEMTIDFLPLSQLNAALSMQSRPEVTLGENEYLLTYSMNAAESDILKAVKEHRELTVDGKQLIVSQPALFLQLQNFSAFGNFMTIVLPDSYFVNKLPASQSLNLNYNVSVEEGDAKMDELAAGYGQATGLAYNAITRAEMFEASGGMKLILSYIAVYLGLVFLIASAAILALQQLSESADNVQRYALLRKIGVEEKMIRRSLFIQIAIYFLFPLALAIVHSVVGVSAVIQSLVALVKIDIGSQVLFVGGFLALIYGGYFLITYTSSLSVIRDRVQSRRLE is encoded by the coding sequence ATGTACTTTAAAATTGCGCTGGGCAATGTCCGCCGCAGTATTCGGGATTACGGCGTTTATTTTCTGACCCTGACCTTCGGCGTCTGCCTGTTCTATGTTTTTAATTCCATTCAGGCTCAGTCTGTCATGATGGCGTTGAGCGAAACTCAGGCGAAGATGCTGGTGCTCTTGAACAACATGATGGGCATCTTCTCGGTTTTCGTCTGTGTAGTCCTGGGATTTCTTATTGTCTATGCCAACAACTTTCTGATTCGCCGGCGCAAAAAAGAACTGGGGCTGTATCTGGTTCTGGGCATGAACAAAGGTACGGTAGCCCGGATTCTGATGATCGAAACCGTGATGATCGGAAGCCTGGCGTTTGCGGCGGGCTTAGGTCTGGGTATTCTTGTATCGCAGGCATTGACGGTGGTCACCGCGAATCTGTTTATGGTGCAGCTGAAAGCCTTTGAGTTCATCATTTCCTTCAATGCAATATTGAAATCCGCGGTTTTCTTCGGCGGGATGTATCTAATCGTTTTAATCTTCAATACGTGGGTTGTTCAGCGGTACAAGCTGATTGATCTGCTGCAGGGGGATCGCCGCAATGAAGCGCTGAAGCTGCGTTCGATCGGGTTGTCCGCAGTTCTGTTCATTGCCAGTCTGATCATTCTCGGCTGTGCCTATGCTTTGATTCTGGATAACGGCTTCATGATGTTTAATGCGGAATTTGCAGCCTCGATTATTCTCGGCTCGATTGGAACATTTCTGTTTTTCTTCTCGCTGTCCGGTTTTCTGTTAAAGTTTGTGCAGAGCCGGCAGAGCTTCTATTACCGCAATTTGAATATGTTTGTCATGCGGCAGCTGAACAGCCGGATCAATTCAGCCTTTGTTTCGATGACGGTGATTTCGATCATGCTGCTGCTGACCATCGGCGCTCTGTGTACAGGGCTGTCATTCAATCAGGTTTTGGCTGGCGATGTGGAAAAAACCTCGCCGTATGATGCGACGCTGTATGTTTATGACACGCCGCAGCTGGGATTCAGCTTGAGTCAGGATATCCGTGATCAAGGCTGGAATTTAGATGAATTCGCCGCGGAAGCGGCAGATCTGGATCTGTATGATATGGCTTTAAAGGTGAAAGATTACTGCAGTGCTGAGGTCATCGCCTTGATGCAGAGCAGCACTTCCCAAAACGTCGGGGAAATGACGATTGATTTCCTGCCGCTTTCCCAACTGAACGCCGCCTTGTCCATGCAGTCAAGACCCGAGGTCACCTTAGGTGAAAATGAGTATCTGCTCACGTATTCGATGAATGCCGCAGAATCGGATATTCTCAAGGCCGTCAAGGAACACCGGGAGTTGACCGTGGATGGTAAACAGCTGATTGTCAGTCAGCCGGCCTTGTTTTTACAGCTTCAGAATTTCAGCGCTTTCGGCAATTTTATGACAATTGTTCTGCCGGATAGCTATTTTGTCAACAAGCTGCCGGCCAGTCAGTCGCTTAACCTGAATTACAATGTGTCGGTTGAAGAAGGCGATGCGAAGATGGATGAGTTGGCCGCAGGGTATGGTCAGGCCACCGGGTTGGCGTATAATGCCATAACCCGAGCTGAAATGTTTGAAGCTTCCGGCGGCATGAAACTGATCCTGTCTTACATTGCGGTCTATCTGGGGCTGGTGTTTCTGATTGCCTCCGCGGCGATTCTGGCTTTGCAGCAGCTGTCCGAGTCTGCCGACAACGTGCAGCGCTATGCCTTACTGCGCAAAATCGGCGTGGAGGAGAAGATGATCCGCCGTTCCTTGTTTATTCAAATTGCGATTTATTTCTTATTCCCGCTGGCCTTGGCGATCGTGCATTCCGTGGTCGGCGTCAGCGCTGTGATCCAATCACTGGTGGCGCTGGTTAAAATTGATATCGGCAGCCAAGTCCTGTTTGTCGGCGGCTTTCTGGCACTGATCTACGGCGGTTATTTCCTGATCACCTATACCAGCAGCTTAAGCGTGATCCGCGACCGCGTGCAGTCCCGCCGGCTGGAATAA
- a CDS encoding D-alanyl-D-alanine carboxypeptidase family protein: protein MKNRIQKIVLMMIFLLTLTPLPLSAQAAISDEPDFPELKSDYVYMVDLDNNQIMLDEGSEQSIYPASMTKMMTLLVAIENAPALESTMVLGPEVFAGLAEAHASVAGFKPGEEVSVKDLLYGLFLPSGADAAQALALEEAGSEAAFVDLMNEKAAALGMDGTHFVNTSGLHDPDHYTTLRDLEKLMRYALENPTFREIFQTRRYTANPSLHPGGLVWESTLFAKLTTGPENEANATITTNSSRIVNDSIIGGKTGYTNPAGLCLASIAEKNGTRYLLITAHAPVSNTPYHILDAAHIYDYFYEYYARQTVLTADQILLETKVPFVLFNNKLSLSAGADVVLNLPKALDLSTLLIETELDQDLQAPITEGQRLGTVKISRTDTETPTVLTELELVSPRSYKRSALLYGFYQFQQWVKNNTIFFALSVLGLILCLILLRDYRREQRRYKSGRKKRRRRPHL, encoded by the coding sequence GTGAAGAACAGGATTCAAAAAATTGTACTGATGATGATTTTCCTTCTGACATTGACGCCGCTGCCGTTAAGCGCACAGGCTGCGATTTCAGATGAACCGGATTTTCCGGAGCTTAAAAGCGACTATGTTTACATGGTTGATCTGGACAACAATCAGATCATGCTGGATGAGGGCAGTGAGCAGTCCATTTATCCAGCTTCCATGACCAAGATGATGACGCTGTTGGTAGCGATTGAGAATGCGCCGGCGTTGGAGAGCACGATGGTGCTGGGCCCGGAGGTGTTTGCCGGATTGGCGGAAGCGCATGCTTCGGTTGCCGGGTTTAAGCCGGGGGAAGAAGTCAGCGTTAAAGACTTGCTTTATGGTTTGTTTCTGCCTTCCGGCGCTGACGCTGCGCAGGCTCTGGCTTTGGAAGAAGCCGGCAGTGAAGCCGCGTTTGTTGACCTGATGAATGAGAAAGCGGCAGCCTTGGGAATGGACGGAACGCATTTTGTCAATACCTCCGGTCTGCATGATCCTGATCACTACACCACGCTGCGGGATCTGGAAAAGCTGATGCGCTACGCGCTGGAAAACCCCACCTTCCGCGAGATTTTTCAAACCCGGCGCTATACTGCTAATCCCTCGCTGCATCCGGGCGGTCTGGTCTGGGAAAGCACGTTGTTTGCGAAGCTTACTACTGGACCAGAAAATGAGGCGAATGCGACGATCACGACGAATTCCTCACGGATCGTCAACGATTCTATTATCGGCGGGAAAACCGGCTATACCAATCCGGCGGGTCTGTGTCTGGCATCAATCGCGGAGAAAAACGGCACGCGGTATCTGTTGATCACCGCGCATGCGCCAGTTTCCAATACCCCTTATCACATTCTGGATGCCGCGCATATCTATGATTATTTTTATGAGTATTATGCCAGGCAAACGGTTTTGACAGCGGATCAGATTCTGCTGGAAACCAAGGTGCCGTTTGTTTTGTTCAACAACAAGCTGTCGTTATCGGCGGGTGCTGATGTCGTGCTGAATCTGCCGAAGGCGCTGGATCTGTCCACGCTGCTGATTGAAACGGAGCTGGATCAGGATCTTCAGGCTCCAATTACAGAAGGCCAGCGTTTGGGAACGGTGAAAATCAGCCGCACGGATACCGAAACACCCACGGTGTTAACAGAACTGGAATTAGTCAGTCCGCGCAGCTATAAGCGCAGTGCCTTGCTTTATGGCTTTTATCAGTTCCAGCAATGGGTAAAGAACAATACGATTTTCTTTGCTTTGAGCGTTTTGGGACTCATTCTGTGTCTGATTTTGCTTCGTGATTACCGACGGGAGCAGCGCCGGTATAAATCAGGCCGCAAAAAACGCAGACGCCGTCCGCACCTTTGA